From the genome of Aspergillus oryzae RIB40 DNA, chromosome 4:
GGGAGCTTCGGGTCTGTATGCCAGCAAGGATGTGACGTCGGAAGAGAAGGAGCTCGTCAATGCTGTTCTTGGAAGTGTCAGCAAGGCCACCGAGTGGGTAGATAAGGAAGAGTTGCTCGACGTCGTCACGGGGCTTTCTGGTACGTTTGATTCGTGGATTCGGATGTGGTCAAGGATGCGCATTGACACGCTTTAGGATCGGGCCCCGCCTACTTTTTCGCCATGGTGGAACATTTGGTTGCCAGTGCGACTGCCCTGGGTCTTTCTGAAGAACAGGCTACCAGATTGGCTGCACAAACATGTCTCGGCGCCGGCAAGATGCTTGTCGAGTCATCCGACAGTCCGAGCCAGCTGCGCAAGAATGTTACCAGCCCGAATGGAACCACATATGCCGCCCTTCAAACATTCGAGTCACTAGGCTTCAAGGAGACTGTTGACAAAGCTGTGAATTCCGCTACCTCCCGAGCAGCTGAGTTGGGAAACACTCTTGGCAAGCAATAAACGTCTCGGTATTGCCCGAGGGAAGTTAACATACGGAAAAGAGTCGAACGTACCTTGTATGTGTCTAAACTTCAGAAGCATGAATCAAAGTCTGACATTTCAATATTCTCTAGGATCCTGTAATCATTTACCACCATCAGCGTATACATAGAATACTAAAAGGTCTATGAAGTCTGTACTGTACGAAAATCAAGCCACTGTTGTTTCCCAGTATATTCGCATAACGTATAAGACGGGTAAAGATGACAGATTTTAGAAATGAGCGTAATTTCATAGGCACCTGTTGCATCTGCGTAAGCAAGAGTTGCTACAGGTTCCCCAGGCTCTCAGCGCCGTAGCCCTAACCCCCGTTGCAGCAATTAACACCACCTTGCTGCTATACTGGATTCGATCGCGGTTCAACAAGACAACAGCACCTATTCCATGTACATGAAAAGCCTTTTAGttttaataattatttatttatctaattGCTTGGGGATTATATATCTGTGATGCCTAACTGGACCCAGCACAAAGCGATGACCGGATGCCCAAGGTGAGGAATCAAATTCGTAAGGGAACTGCACATGCATATAGCATCCTATTCCTTTCAGATGAGGGTCGTCTTATGCTCATGATAAATGCTTATACCAGGACCTCAGAGTTACGCCTGGTGCGCTTAACCAAGCCAACCTCATCTTTTGAAAGAAGTTCTTTCAAGCGAGATCGGTTGTAGCTATAATGAGCGTACCTTCCAGGGCCAATTCTGTCTACAAACTGTACGTGGCTGTGATGATTGGAATCTATCAAGAGTTCCTTAAACAGTGTGTTTAAAAGTAAAACCATAGTGTAGAGTCAATGTATCTTAAGTCTGCcggaaaagaaggaaaagactcTGCACTGGGCTGAAGCATCCTTAGAGGCTGCTGCAACAAGCAGGAGACCCGCTCTTGAACACTGTATATATAGTTGCTAGTAGATCCGATACAATGGCCACGACGAATGGTGCTTAAGAACCAGTTGGGGTCGTTCATATATTGGGTTGACCCACTTCAAACTTTCACTCTATTTTCATGTGAGTCCCATCTATCCCAAACAGACGCCAAATAAGAATTTGTAGGTCATGGCATATCGGCACGCAAGTCCAGCCTGGCAGAGTGTTCCTGAAACTGAGGTGGGCCCGGACCGCATTGCCGAGTTTATAAACGGTAAAAGCTCCGCAAAAGAATTGTCGGCGCTGGATCCACGGTGATGATCATCCTATCTGCCAGTGGATTCATAGGCTGGCTTAGCGTTCGGTTCGAAGTGTGAAACAATGGGGGCTACTCCGCTCTGTAAGCGAGATGGTCTTAGGACTGCTGTTTATATTAATCAATTAACAAGGAGCATATCATCTGATAAGAACCTCGCGCTTTCTTGGATTTTTGGTTCATACTGCCCTGACGATCGGCAAATCCTGAAGCCGGAGAACCTGGATCAGTagtcatgaatcatgatTTCGAAGTCAGTACCTGCTTCTCGTGAACTGGATCCTTAAAAGATAAATACCACAATATTTCCATTCACTTCTCACCCCAACTTCGATGGCATAATAACGCGACTGCGCTTACCATGAAGCCCTTTTTACTTCTTAGTTCACTGCTCGCTAGCAGTGCCCTTGGATCCAACTTATCGACCAAGGTATATGGAAAGCCTGCTGGGCTTGCCTACAGTGTTACAGGAGGCGGAAATACGACACCAGCTGTCCCAGCTAACGTGGCTCAACTGCTCGATTGGCTTACGGATAGCAAGCCCCGCGTTATCGTCCTTGACAAGGAGTACAATTTCATAGGCAACGAGGGCTACTGTGAAAACTGCGCTTGTTGCGTATTTAACACCGATACTTGCGGCGACGGTGGCCAGGATGCGATCGAAACTGATTTCGGTTGGTGTGGACATAGGACTCCAGTCGACTGTACCTATCCCAACACGACGACGATCGACGTGGCATCGAATAAGGCTATTGTTGGGCTGGGAGCAAAAGGTGTTATCCGAGGTAGTGGACTGCGAGTTGTGAACAGCGTGTCGAATGTCATCGTACAGAACATCCGTATCACAGGCATTAATCCTGGATACGTCTGGGGTGGAGATGCGATATACATGGATGGCTGTGATTTGATCTGGATTGATTATGTGAAGATTTCATTGGTTGGCCGGCAGATGATATCTATGGGATATGAATCCAGTGAGTTATCTTGTATTATGCGAAACCGTTTATATTCTCAATGAATACTGATCAAGTACTAACAGGTGGACGCGTCACCATCTCAGACACCGAGTTCGACGGACGAACCGATCATTCTTCTACCTGCGACGGACATCATTACTGGACCAtccttggacttggagagaaCGATAAAgtgtccttcttcaacaactgGATCCATCATACCTCTGGACGCTCTCCAGACCTGGGTTCCGTGAGCGCCTGGCACATTTTCAACAACTACTGGTCCAACAATACAGGACATGCTTCTCTGTCACCCCTGAGCCTGCTATCCTACTGGAAGGAAACATATTCCCTGATGTAGCGAGACCGACTGAGCCTGGCAATGGATATGGCATGTTTATCACGAACTCGAGCACGGTCACTACCTGCGACTCAGCTATGAAGCGCCCGTGTCAAGAAAATCTGCTCACAGGCAGCGGGGACCTATCGCCTTACACAACAAATAATGTGACATCATTACAGACAATCGCTGATGCAGATGAacagaacatcaacatcatgccCGTCAGCCAGGTTCGAGCCTATGTCCTGGCTAATGCTGGCATTGGGAAGGTCGGATTCAACAGTACTGTCACTCCTACAGTTTCACCTTCAAGTTCAGTCATGACTCCACCTGCCACTGTGGCACCTTACCAGGTCCACAAGGACAACAGTCATGGCCATCAATATTTGCGCTTTCACCATCGACGCCCCTAAGCGtcgttctctctctctctctctttttcttttttcttttttcttttttgttaATATGCTCGAGTGTTTCGATTCTGTATCGGTActcctcttgttcttcagtTTGGCAGGCCTTTACGTTATTATATGGATGCTGACTTGTAGGTTATTGTTGCTCGTGGTTTGTTGAAATGATAATAATCGCCCCCCGTATTTGAGCTTGTatgaaagatatccatgatatcTATGTCTAGGAGCATGGTGTCGTGGGCAGCCCGTCTACTAATTTTCCTTCCAATCCTCACAGTTACTAGCGGTCTATCTTTAGATCGAATCTGGTACTGGAGTATGCTCCTCACACGGTCCCTATCGATGATGGAAAGGCAAACAGATTCTAGATAGGTAGACTTCTAAAGATGTGTAAGAGGTAATGCCTTAAAATAGTATCTTCCAGGATATGTATATTGTAAGGTTGGCATCCAAAGGCTTCAAATAGATTAAGTAGCAGCAGTTTCTCCACACGGTATAGACGATGCTATACAATGTAGGGACTCATTGACTAGTGAACGCCAAACCTATATGCAAGTGAGGGGATCATGGCTCTGAGAAGACTAGAACAGGCTCATTAACCCTAGACCCTCTCTGGGGAGGGTAATTGTGAAAGTTCATATTTTGTATATTTGCCCCTAGCTAGGGAGTGAGAGACCTTCTCAGTTACATCTCGCGGCAACTCCAGTAAGACCAATTCCATGGGCTTCAATATCTTTAATTAGTCCCTCTTGATATCCTTTATTGATTTTGGAGGGTTCTCTTCAACACttgacaagaaaagaagactaGGAGATGGTTTACGGGCACCCCACAATCAAAACTCAAGAGCGATTAGAATTGATATAACCAATTAATTCGTAGTATCTTCAACGACCTTACTATCCATGGGACTGAACTAGGTCGGATTTAAGATCTAGGACCCGCGCCCAACTTGCGCCGATGTCGGCTACGAACTTAAATAGACGACCCTGAATGCGCGGGGGTTGTTCTGCATCAGAATCTCTATTTCACCTGCCATTTGGTCAAATATTCGAACATAGTAGCTTGATGCATTAGGGCCAGAATAGCATCGGCGACACGACTCATCCAGTGCTAGTCTAGTGTCTCTATTAGCCACTCATTGCACCGTTTGGCGCCTTGACCGACGCTTATAGTGACAGTGTATGGGCGGCAATTCAAACGCCGGTTATCTTATCTATCTCGTGTAGGCCGCGGAAAAGTACTTGGAAAAAGAGAGTTTGGACCCCGCCAATTATCTACTATAGATATCTATCCGCGCTTATATTAGGAAACCGACGGAGCACTTGGCATTCGGCATTCCGAACATCAACCATATCCGCGTTCACACGCAGTCACACATACTTAACCAGCCGTGGCTTCAACTCTCATGCAAGCCTAAATTGATATATCAGAATGCCCATAACGCTTTTAGACCTACCAAGCGAGCTCCTAGACCGAATCGTCGAGCTGGTGCTGTGCTACAAAGGCCTGGCCCCAGAACGCCCCCTACCACCATGGCTAAACTATGTGCCTTGGCCCCGTCAGGAGGGGGACTGTCTTTCTGCACCGCACGGTGTTTGTACTGTTAAATACTGGAGCGCCCAGGAGAAATATCATGATGCCTGGATATCCAACTCTCTATCCCTCCTCCTTGTCAACCATCAAATAGCCGAAATAACCAAAAGAAGACTCGATGAATCAATTATGCCATCGATATTCAACCTCGACGTGATCCTCAGCGACGAGAGGGAACTACATCCACGATGGACCTTCCTTTCAAACCCCTGTCACCACGTCGACGATCTCACAGTCACCATCAGGGTAGCAGGCACTTGTCCAACAACGAACTGGCGCAGATACCACTTCCTACCCGACGGCGACTCCCCACCCCGAATCCTATGGACATTCTTCTATCTGTTAGAACGCTTCCTGGAAGTCGGCCCTTTGGCCGAGCACAGAGTCCCTAGTCCCGGACCCCGTATGGACGATATGTCCTTTACGATCAACCGGTTAACCTTGGACTTTGTCTCACCAGTCAATGAGGAATCGTTAGCACCCGCCGATATGGGCTTCTGGGATTGGATAAACGGGGGCGCCGATGAAGATCACACAAAGTCATCCACGGCACTTTGTAGTGGGGTTTTCGGGTTGCTTATGCGACCGACTTGGTTGGCTGATTTGATTAGTGAGTATGTTGGGTATCTTCTCGGTATGAGTATCTCTATGGCTCCTTATGGGAAGTTGTTGTATGAGTATGTAGGAAGTATCAGGATCTGTGTTGATGGGAAATTGATGAAGGAGTATCGCATCGATTATAGATTAAAGGAACTGAATGATGCTGGCCTTGGAGAGGATTATAAAGCATATTGGGATTGTAAAcggtggaaagagagggtTTATTGTATGCGTCAACAGGCTGGGCTTCCTGTTGTTTTGTGATGAGTATTGGTCTGGACCTTTTTGGTCGTGGGTATATATTGTTTGTTAATGGTTGCTGTTTTGATTTCAAGGTGTATATAGAATGACAGCAATGAGAAATACAAC
Proteins encoded in this window:
- a CDS encoding uncharacterized protein (predicted protein) translates to MKPFLLLSSLLASSALGSNLSTKVYGKPAGLAYSVTGGGNTTPAVPANVAQLLDWLTDSKPRVIVLDKEYNFIGNEGYCENCACCVFNTDTCGDGGQDAIETDFGWCGHRTPVDCTYPNTTTIDVASNKAIVGLGAKGVIRGSGLRVVNSVSNVIVQNIRITGINPGYVWGGDAIYMDGCDLIWIDYVKISLVGRQMISMGYESSGRVTISDTEFDGRTDHSSTCDGHHYWTILGLGENDKVSFFNNWIHHTSGRSPDLGSVSAWHIFNNYWTCFSVTPEPAILLEGNIFPDVARPTEPGNGYGMFITNSSTVTTCDSAMKRPCQENLLTGSGDLSPYTTNNVTSLQTIADADEQNINIMPVSQVRAYVLANAGIGKVGFNSTVTPTVSPSSSVMTPPATVAPYQVHKDNSHGHQYLRFHHRRP
- a CDS encoding uncharacterized protein (predicted protein); translation: MPITLLDLPSELLDRIVELVLCYKGLAPERPLPPWLNYVPWPRQEGDCLSAPHGVCTVKYWSAQEKYHDAWISNSLSLLLVNHQIAEITKRRLDESIMPSIFNLDVILSDERELHPRWTFLSNPCHHVDDLTVTIRVAGTCPTTNWRRYHFLPDGDSPPRILWTFFYLLERFLEVGPLAEHRVPSPGPRMDDMSFTINRLTLDFVSPVNEESLAPADMGFWDWINGGADEDHTKSSTALCSGVFGLLMRPTWLADLISEYVGYLLGMSISMAPYGKLLYEKYQDLC
- a CDS encoding pyrroline-5-carboxylate reductase family protein (pyrroline-5-carboxylate reductase) is translated as MPSLQESKLAFIGGGNMASAIIGGLVNKGVQKQNIWVSEPWDVNREKMAALGVQTTTANVEAAKDADLVIIAVKPQVTKGVCEELGAAWSQRTTLPVVVSIAAGITLDSLVQWLRTSDGRNAHVVRVMPNTPALVGEGASGLYASKDVTSEEKELVNAVLGSVSKATEWVDKEELLDVVTGLSGSGPAYFFAMVEHLVASATALGLSEEQATRLAAQTCLGAGKMLVESSDSPSQLRKNVTSPNGTTYAALQTFESLGFKETVDKAVNSATSRAAELGNTLGKQ